The DNA region TTGCCTGAATTATATTTAAAAAGTATTAAGGGAGATGAGTGATATGTTACAACCTCATATACGATGCAGTAAAGAAGATGTCTCACCTATGGTCATTATGCCAGGAGATCCTAAAAGAGTAGACAAAATAGCCACTTTTCTAGAAGATGTAAGGGAAGTTAGCTACAATAGAGAGTTTAAAACTATAACCGGATATTATAGGGGAGTAAAAGTTACTGCCACATCAACGGGAATAGGTGGAGCTTCTGCAGCTATTGCTATAGAGGAACATTGCGCTATAGGAGCTAAATATATAATTAGAGTTGGAAGTTGTGGAGCTCTTCAAAAGAATATTAATATTGGGGATCTTATTATTCCTATATCTGCTGTTAGGGATGAAGGAGCATCTAAAATGTATGTTGAATCTACTTATCCTGCATCCTGTGACTTAGAATTAATTAGCATTATGGTGAAGAAGGCAAAGGAACTGA from Alkaliphilus flagellatus includes:
- a CDS encoding nucleoside phosphorylase, which codes for MLQPHIRCSKEDVSPMVIMPGDPKRVDKIATFLEDVREVSYNREFKTITGYYRGVKVTATSTGIGGASAAIAIEEHCAIGAKYIIRVGSCGALQKNINIGDLIIPISAVRDEGASKMYVESTYPASCDLELISIMVKKAKELNYKFHSGIVRSHDSFYIDDSEELSKYWSRKQVLGSDMETATLFTLGSLRGIKVASILNNVVLFEESTKDSINNLVDEGSEEMKGEENEIILALETFYEISKL